One window of Candidatus Nitrospira kreftii genomic DNA carries:
- a CDS encoding hypothetical protein (conserved protein of unknown function), translating into MPQSLSTLSMETSPASTPPLDFLEYWSADCREVNTFRGHSHGVWAVAFSPDGSMLASGGAERLVRMWDIETGRLLRSLRGHTHDIRAIVFTPDGHTLATGSEDRTIRLWNGKTGEPMKLLFTRYDHNVCSLSLSPDGLMLARGSHNKDIKIWEVTTGTELMTLLGKDEYDHHWSVCIAFSPDGIHLASGTDIGKIKVWEVLPSGEEKVLHDGHWRRDQEDSTETRGYFIEDDGGFQKPMDYWIGAMTFTPDAKLLITGSRDTTIKLFEMPNVVEKKTLTGHKGWVRSLVVSPDGKVLVSASDDQTIKFWDLSTGRNFRTLKGHSGGVRCLTFSPDGKRLASASWDRTVKLWEGGAKNEE; encoded by the coding sequence ATGCCTCAATCGCTCTCGACCCTCTCTATGGAAACATCGCCAGCATCGACACCTCCTCTCGACTTTTTGGAGTATTGGAGCGCCGACTGCCGTGAGGTGAATACGTTTCGTGGCCATTCGCACGGAGTCTGGGCCGTCGCGTTTTCACCGGACGGCTCCATGCTCGCCAGCGGCGGAGCCGAACGCCTCGTGCGCATGTGGGACATCGAAACCGGCCGGTTGCTGCGCTCCCTGCGTGGCCACACCCATGACATTCGTGCCATCGTCTTCACCCCCGATGGACACACTCTAGCCACCGGCAGTGAAGACCGCACTATCCGTCTCTGGAACGGCAAAACCGGCGAGCCGATGAAGCTCTTGTTCACACGGTACGATCACAATGTCTGCAGCCTTTCACTCTCGCCCGACGGCCTCATGCTGGCACGCGGCAGTCATAACAAAGACATCAAGATTTGGGAAGTCACCACCGGCACCGAGCTGATGACCTTACTCGGGAAAGATGAGTATGATCACCACTGGTCGGTCTGCATCGCGTTTTCTCCGGACGGTATTCATCTCGCCAGCGGAACGGACATCGGGAAGATCAAGGTTTGGGAAGTGCTCCCCAGCGGCGAGGAGAAAGTGCTCCATGACGGGCATTGGCGGAGAGACCAGGAAGATTCTACCGAGACCCGCGGCTACTTCATCGAGGATGACGGCGGATTCCAAAAACCGATGGACTACTGGATAGGTGCCATGACCTTCACGCCCGATGCCAAACTCCTGATTACCGGCAGCCGGGATACCACCATCAAGCTCTTCGAGATGCCGAATGTCGTGGAGAAAAAAACCCTCACCGGCCATAAGGGCTGGGTGCGGAGCCTGGTCGTCTCTCCGGATGGGAAGGTCCTGGTCAGCGCGAGTGATGATCAAACAATCAAATTCTGGGATCTCTCAACCGGTCGCAACTTCCGAACGCTCAAGGGGCATAGTGGCGGTGTGCGTTGCCTCACCTTTTCTCCGGATGGCAAACGCCTCGCCAGCGCCTCCTGGGACCGCACCGTCAAGCTTTGGGAAGGGGGAGCAAAAAATGAAGAGTAA
- a CDS encoding hypothetical protein (conserved protein of unknown function), protein MEIRFQPALLQEVIDSFVEKTEREGDPTYYKEFHEHADPIYEKFILEDREAEFKKLYQYLFGIWGFSDIVRDSFNEYPLLKQKVGIVLVKGVLKEDQEGVDILRKWGSVEKDLAKEFEDKGMKGVGIKLIPRRFYDPALTRYCRHELMHISDMIDPQFGYDPDTKMGLNPGEETLLLQRYRVLWSLSVDSRLVAAGKEPMLSKEDRFKEFRSWYRKIPPPQLKSVFEGLWQTSYFTHSELIEMSADTLRVMDRAVDVEGGEVPETENKIMLMPGFPCPLCRFPTYSWVEDMGTKLEPYVLDFIRENHPGWDIEFGACDRCVEVYKLRADGVM, encoded by the coding sequence ATGGAAATCAGATTCCAACCAGCGTTGCTTCAGGAAGTGATCGATTCGTTCGTCGAGAAGACGGAACGGGAAGGCGATCCGACCTACTACAAAGAGTTTCATGAGCATGCCGATCCGATTTACGAGAAGTTCATCCTCGAAGATCGGGAGGCGGAGTTCAAAAAACTGTACCAATATCTCTTCGGCATTTGGGGGTTCTCAGATATCGTGCGCGACTCCTTCAACGAGTATCCGCTCTTGAAGCAGAAGGTGGGAATCGTTCTGGTCAAGGGAGTGTTGAAGGAAGATCAGGAAGGCGTCGATATCCTGAGGAAATGGGGATCGGTCGAGAAAGATCTGGCCAAGGAGTTCGAAGACAAAGGCATGAAGGGCGTTGGGATCAAATTGATCCCTCGTCGATTTTACGACCCGGCGTTGACTCGCTATTGTCGCCATGAGTTGATGCATATTTCCGATATGATCGACCCGCAATTCGGTTACGATCCGGATACCAAGATGGGACTCAACCCAGGCGAAGAGACCTTACTCTTGCAGCGCTATCGTGTGCTGTGGAGCCTGAGCGTGGATAGTCGGTTGGTGGCGGCAGGTAAAGAGCCGATGTTGAGTAAAGAGGATCGATTCAAGGAGTTTCGGTCTTGGTATCGAAAAATTCCACCCCCGCAACTGAAATCGGTGTTTGAAGGACTCTGGCAAACATCATACTTCACCCATTCAGAATTGATCGAAATGTCTGCAGACACGCTCCGCGTGATGGATCGAGCCGTGGATGTGGAAGGCGGTGAGGTGCCGGAGACGGAAAACAAGATCATGCTTATGCCGGGGTTTCCTTGTCCCTTGTGTCGGTTTCCGACCTACTCGTGGGTGGAGGACATGGGCACGAAATTGGAACCGTATGTGCTCGACTTCATCCGTGAGAATCACCCGGGGTGGGATATCGAATTCGGGGCCTGCGATCGCTGCGTAGAAGTCTATAAGTTGCGTGCTGATGGCGTTATGTAA
- a CDS encoding hypothetical protein (conserved protein of unknown function) yields the protein MGTNPSYGRRDFLKDSVLSTVKAAQEFVKEADGLRKEQAPAAPVRLDWLRPPGAVEEPTFLERCTKCHDCVNACPPHAILAHPTDGTPVLYADQSPCLLCEDFPCVAACETDALVPVEYRREVRMGIAAISHRLCTAGQGCHACVSRCPTAALAMDFESLCLSVVTEACVGCGMCEMVCKTVNDHVAIRVVPARHLTEISQ from the coding sequence ATGGGCACGAACCCTTCATACGGTCGGCGGGATTTTCTGAAGGATTCGGTTCTCTCAACCGTCAAGGCCGCGCAAGAGTTCGTGAAAGAAGCAGACGGCCTCCGCAAAGAGCAAGCCCCGGCGGCTCCGGTTCGTCTCGACTGGTTGCGCCCTCCCGGTGCCGTGGAAGAGCCGACCTTTCTCGAGCGATGCACAAAATGTCATGATTGCGTGAATGCCTGTCCGCCTCACGCCATTCTTGCCCATCCGACCGACGGCACACCGGTTCTGTATGCCGATCAATCACCGTGCCTCCTGTGTGAGGACTTTCCTTGCGTTGCGGCCTGCGAGACGGACGCGCTCGTACCGGTCGAATACCGTCGCGAGGTCAGAATGGGAATCGCGGCGATCTCACATCGGCTGTGCACGGCAGGCCAAGGATGCCACGCGTGTGTGTCGCGGTGTCCAACCGCTGCCCTCGCTATGGATTTCGAGTCGTTGTGCCTTTCAGTGGTGACGGAAGCCTGCGTGGGATGTGGGATGTGTGAGATGGTCTGTAAGACCGTCAATGATCACGTGGCGATTCGAGTGGTGCCTGCGAGACATTTGACGGAGATCAGCCAATGA
- a CDS encoding hypothetical protein (conserved protein of unknown function) has protein sequence MTSQQPIKGLSPVATATMPSPSAIKDSPAVERALGRSKIYLLISWSLLYPEDEEFLDYLRCGEFVEDGRAALDALEVALGSDGSERAKGKLSVLRKQMDSIEDLVASECVNWQLSDLQSEHRRVFSNVITLDCPPYETLFGNDHVFAQSHVMGDISGFYKAFGVELSKDIHERLDHLSVEFEFMHFLAYKESYSRCHDGIEKTQIVVDAQKKFVKNHIGRWVPLFCRMLAKKADSGPFKLIADLTAEWLDFETAFLGVVPQPYTETDYRPATFSSPEGQTYECGAQDQGNELSMLLNEVGAQSYMDVKDKEKDTEQGGPAGTA, from the coding sequence GTGACGAGCCAACAACCAATCAAAGGGTTGTCCCCCGTAGCAACCGCCACAATGCCAAGTCCCTCTGCCATCAAGGATTCTCCTGCCGTTGAGCGCGCGCTCGGTCGCAGCAAGATCTATCTTTTGATTTCCTGGAGTCTTCTGTACCCGGAAGATGAAGAATTTCTCGATTACCTCCGGTGCGGAGAGTTTGTGGAGGATGGGAGGGCTGCGCTCGATGCGCTGGAAGTTGCCCTTGGCTCAGACGGGAGTGAGCGAGCGAAGGGAAAGTTAAGCGTGCTGAGGAAGCAGATGGATTCAATCGAAGACTTGGTTGCCTCAGAATGTGTCAATTGGCAACTCAGCGATCTCCAGTCTGAACATCGCCGAGTGTTCAGCAATGTCATCACGCTCGATTGTCCTCCCTACGAAACCCTTTTCGGGAATGACCACGTATTCGCGCAGTCCCATGTGATGGGAGATATTTCAGGGTTTTACAAGGCCTTTGGAGTCGAGTTGTCCAAAGATATCCATGAGCGGCTCGACCACCTCAGTGTCGAGTTCGAGTTCATGCATTTTCTCGCCTACAAAGAATCATATTCACGCTGTCATGACGGTATCGAAAAAACACAGATCGTGGTCGATGCCCAGAAGAAATTCGTCAAGAACCATATCGGCCGATGGGTACCGCTTTTTTGTCGTATGCTGGCCAAAAAGGCGGATTCCGGCCCGTTCAAATTGATCGCCGATCTGACGGCCGAATGGCTGGATTTTGAAACCGCGTTTCTGGGTGTGGTGCCTCAGCCCTATACGGAAACCGATTACCGTCCGGCGACGTTCAGCTCTCCGGAAGGGCAGACGTATGAGTGTGGTGCGCAGGATCAAGGGAATGAATTGAGCATGCTGCTGAACGAGGTGGGTGCGCAATCGTACATGGATGTGAAGGATAAAGAGAAAGATACGGAGCAGGGGGGGCCTGCCGGAACTGCGTAA
- a CDS encoding putative Nitrite oxidoreductase, gamma subunit, with protein MRIAQTTNKKLVFAILLSVLTVGLLLTMGQVPLAVSQPVTIPAKTVKGPIPMDGANPIWESVPGVVIPLSGQLITTPMHPNISVKSVFVKAMTNGKEIGLRLEWNDQTKNDTAIGPQDFRDQVAVMFPVNTAGAPPFQCMGQSGGTTNIWRWNAEWQKDIGKDSAGIWDVDDQYPGIFWDYYFEEPAGGVTYPDRIGRSLGPFNSGIWSGNIMSDPTLRVSSVEDLSANGFSTLTTQAHQDVIGNGVWEPSGSIKGGGYTGPTWRVVVKRTLENGDANDVQFKSGMSVPIAFAVWDGANIERNGMKSLSTWFTLKL; from the coding sequence ATGAGAATAGCGCAGACGACCAACAAGAAATTGGTGTTTGCCATTCTTCTCTCCGTCCTCACCGTCGGATTGCTGCTGACGATGGGGCAAGTACCATTGGCCGTCAGTCAACCGGTGACTATTCCGGCAAAGACGGTCAAGGGCCCGATTCCCATGGACGGCGCCAATCCCATTTGGGAAAGTGTTCCAGGTGTCGTTATTCCGTTGAGCGGGCAATTGATTACCACACCGATGCACCCCAACATCTCCGTGAAGTCGGTGTTCGTCAAGGCCATGACCAATGGAAAGGAGATCGGGTTGCGGTTGGAGTGGAATGACCAGACGAAGAATGACACAGCGATCGGCCCACAGGACTTCCGAGACCAAGTGGCGGTGATGTTTCCTGTCAATACGGCCGGGGCTCCACCGTTCCAGTGCATGGGGCAATCCGGTGGGACGACCAACATCTGGCGGTGGAATGCGGAATGGCAGAAGGACATCGGCAAGGACAGCGCAGGTATCTGGGACGTGGACGATCAATATCCTGGCATTTTCTGGGACTATTATTTTGAAGAGCCTGCCGGCGGCGTGACCTATCCGGACCGAATTGGCCGAAGCCTGGGGCCTTTCAATTCCGGCATTTGGTCTGGCAACATTATGTCCGACCCGACGCTCCGCGTGAGTTCAGTGGAGGATTTGAGCGCGAATGGCTTCAGCACGCTCACGACCCAGGCGCATCAGGATGTTATCGGGAATGGCGTGTGGGAACCATCAGGGTCGATCAAGGGCGGTGGGTACACCGGTCCGACCTGGCGGGTTGTCGTGAAGCGGACCTTGGAAAATGGTGATGCAAATGATGTCCAGTTCAAATCCGGGATGTCTGTGCCGATCGCCTTTGCAGTGTGGGATGGGGCCAACATCGAACGGAACGGCATGAAGTCATTGTCGACCTGGTTCACGCTGAAACTCTAA
- a CDS encoding B12-binding domain-containing radical SAM protein: MKVSLLFPPTWHPSQPYLSLPSLTGFLHQGGVSDVSQRDLGIELLDTVLTRSYAAEVYQLLIAKQRELERSQTGETGAGSREHYAKVTDSLDRFSYLVDRIELAKETLRSEGFYDPDAYRASLFMIDKWLEVVSAVYFPTRLTVVDNQFGNYSIYSSKDLMKVVRDEAQNPFLSLFRNRFIPSIVDSRPDLIGVSITATSQIIPGLTLCRLIKEAAPDLHVTIGGSIFTRLVDNIRRCPNLFELADDIVVFEGETALLELVNQLAGKKDYSKVPNLIYRNNGKITINQPFYSENVNQLPAPNYDGFPLDRYLSPEPVLPVQFSRGCYYKDCAFCALTLDHQNFRQKDPARTIEELQWLKQRYGVRHFFFTDECFALAPTKRLCQQMIEKQLDVKWTCEMRFEKNLSRELLASMRHAGCLKIVFGLESFNQRIMDFMKKGIKQEWVRRIANDCVDLGIAVHCYIIVGFPTEKEEEALETMNFIVENKRLHQSYGFSCQPCLFDLEKEAPIMSDPGAYGIRRIMRPSAEDLSLGFFYEVQEGMTPDEAERLYQYVYERISEVVCELPFNYAMADGLLYISRAKEGAEQAPLAAR, encoded by the coding sequence ATGAAAGTCTCGTTGCTGTTCCCTCCGACATGGCACCCTTCTCAGCCCTATCTCAGCTTGCCGTCTTTGACGGGATTTCTGCACCAGGGTGGAGTTTCCGACGTTTCACAACGCGATCTCGGCATCGAATTGCTGGATACGGTACTGACCCGAAGTTATGCGGCTGAGGTGTATCAACTCTTGATCGCCAAGCAGCGTGAGCTTGAGCGGTCTCAGACCGGAGAGACCGGTGCCGGCAGTCGAGAGCACTATGCAAAAGTGACTGATTCTCTCGATCGATTCTCCTATCTCGTTGACCGTATCGAGCTCGCCAAAGAGACATTGCGCAGTGAGGGGTTTTACGATCCGGATGCCTATCGCGCCAGCCTGTTCATGATCGATAAATGGTTGGAAGTCGTCTCCGCAGTCTACTTTCCGACCCGACTCACGGTTGTGGATAATCAGTTTGGAAACTACTCGATCTATTCTTCCAAAGATCTGATGAAGGTCGTTCGGGACGAGGCACAGAATCCCTTTCTCAGCCTCTTCCGGAACCGATTCATTCCGTCGATCGTCGACAGCCGCCCCGATCTCATTGGGGTGTCAATCACCGCGACCTCGCAGATCATTCCCGGGCTGACACTCTGTCGGTTGATCAAAGAGGCCGCTCCCGACCTCCACGTGACCATCGGTGGCAGCATCTTTACTCGTCTCGTCGACAACATCCGCCGCTGTCCGAATCTGTTCGAGTTAGCTGACGATATCGTCGTATTCGAAGGGGAAACGGCTTTGCTGGAATTGGTGAATCAGCTGGCAGGCAAGAAGGATTACAGCAAGGTTCCGAACCTCATCTATCGTAACAACGGGAAAATCACCATCAACCAGCCGTTCTACTCAGAAAATGTCAATCAACTCCCGGCGCCGAACTACGATGGGTTTCCGCTGGATCGCTATTTGTCGCCGGAACCGGTGCTTCCGGTCCAGTTTTCTCGCGGGTGTTACTATAAAGATTGCGCATTCTGCGCGCTCACCCTCGATCACCAGAATTTCCGTCAGAAAGACCCAGCGCGGACCATCGAAGAATTGCAGTGGCTCAAGCAACGCTATGGTGTACGGCATTTCTTTTTCACGGACGAGTGCTTCGCGTTGGCGCCGACGAAACGGTTGTGTCAGCAGATGATCGAGAAACAACTCGATGTGAAATGGACCTGCGAGATGCGGTTCGAGAAAAACCTCTCTCGCGAGCTATTGGCCTCCATGAGGCATGCCGGCTGTTTGAAGATCGTCTTCGGATTGGAATCCTTCAATCAGCGCATCATGGATTTCATGAAAAAGGGGATCAAGCAAGAATGGGTTCGGCGCATCGCGAATGATTGCGTCGATCTCGGGATTGCCGTGCATTGTTACATCATCGTCGGGTTCCCTACGGAAAAAGAAGAAGAAGCGCTGGAAACGATGAACTTCATCGTCGAAAACAAGAGACTGCATCAATCATACGGATTTTCTTGCCAGCCCTGCTTGTTCGATTTGGAAAAAGAAGCCCCGATCATGAGCGACCCTGGCGCATACGGGATTCGTCGTATCATGCGGCCGTCTGCGGAGGACCTCAGCCTTGGTTTCTTCTACGAGGTGCAAGAGGGTATGACTCCCGATGAAGCGGAACGGCTCTACCAATATGTGTATGAGCGGATCAGCGAGGTGGTATGCGAACTCCCGTTCAACTATGCCATGGCGGATGGATTGTTGTACATCTCACGGGCAAAGGAAGGTGCTGAGCAGGCACCATTGGCCGCACGTTGA
- a CDS encoding hypothetical protein (conserved membrane protein of unknown function) — translation MSVAARSERLTGRISDFGPLFEYTVKLVLLASFLELVLYRLLSRLGMHLSKMAADHPWITPTFTALTEVGTWLINIVAVLLFLALILTITNRWRGQGTSGLVRGGIAGTVLLLLLTIMFLVVQPGMLGSVLYNGLTLVILTVFMSEYWITHRESTQRVLAAVYYLGVSGWLYYQIVSTFYSWTGALAAPPLVYESHRAGEAFMLLASYLVFVAYGKSKSVSLRTKNRRQLSRAIWFWSTAAILFSTMIVADYLLDLYSPAFASAVRQASQGIGWIFQFGMGYTFYLPFAIYVGGLLCWSYTVVKLLMTGRLAGYGIGLMFLAGYALLFSNLTLMVILGVMLLALDRAKASTTEALSTTRSSVMPAAERLMTGQA, via the coding sequence ATGAGCGTAGCCGCACGAAGCGAACGGTTGACGGGAAGGATTTCGGACTTCGGCCCGTTGTTCGAGTATACCGTCAAATTGGTCCTGCTGGCGTCATTCCTCGAGCTGGTGCTCTATCGTTTGCTCTCACGTCTCGGAATGCATCTGAGTAAAATGGCAGCGGATCATCCATGGATTACGCCGACGTTTACCGCGTTGACCGAAGTCGGGACATGGCTGATCAACATCGTTGCCGTGTTGTTGTTCCTGGCTCTCATATTGACCATCACCAACCGATGGAGAGGCCAGGGCACAAGTGGGCTGGTCAGGGGAGGAATCGCAGGCACGGTCCTATTGTTGCTGCTGACCATCATGTTCCTCGTTGTGCAGCCTGGGATGCTGGGCTCGGTCCTCTACAACGGTTTGACGCTCGTGATTCTAACGGTATTCATGTCGGAGTACTGGATCACCCATCGCGAGTCAACGCAACGAGTGTTGGCAGCCGTCTACTATCTCGGTGTCTCCGGATGGTTGTACTATCAGATCGTGTCGACCTTTTACAGTTGGACCGGGGCGCTCGCTGCGCCTCCGTTGGTGTATGAATCGCACCGTGCGGGTGAAGCGTTTATGCTTCTGGCCAGTTACCTGGTTTTTGTCGCCTACGGGAAGAGCAAGAGCGTCTCGCTTCGTACGAAAAATCGACGTCAATTGAGCCGAGCCATTTGGTTTTGGTCGACCGCCGCGATCCTGTTCTCGACGATGATCGTCGCCGACTATCTCTTGGATCTGTACAGCCCGGCATTTGCCTCAGCCGTTCGGCAGGCTTCGCAAGGCATCGGCTGGATCTTCCAATTCGGTATGGGTTACACGTTCTATCTGCCCTTCGCAATTTATGTCGGTGGACTGCTGTGCTGGTCGTATACGGTGGTGAAATTGTTGATGACGGGGCGATTGGCTGGTTATGGGATCGGGCTCATGTTCCTCGCTGGCTACGCATTATTGTTCTCGAACCTTACGTTGATGGTCATCCTTGGAGTGATGTTGCTCGCGCTTGACCGAGCGAAGGCGAGCACGACGGAAGCATTGTCGACGACGAGAAGCTCCGTGATGCCTGCAGCGGAGAGACTGATGACGGGGCAAGCATAA